From the Manihot esculenta cultivar AM560-2 chromosome 3, M.esculenta_v8, whole genome shotgun sequence genome, one window contains:
- the LOC110610911 gene encoding altered inheritance of mitochondria protein 21 isoform X4 produces the protein MTVTMASSDKELEQQLMEAGTKLVNPPSSVDELLPLLNQVENCLAKVEQSPTKSMQSALAPSLTALVAEQLFRHSDVDVKVAVASCISEITRITAPDAPYDDDQMKDVFQLIVSSFENLADQSSRSYNRRTSILETVAKIRSCVVMLDLECDALIIEMFQHFLNAISAQFFFSPRDDHPENIFSSMETIMTLVLEESEDISPELLSPLLASVKRGNEEVLPVARKLGEKVLENCATKVKPYLQHAVKSLGISLDEYNEIVFSICQEISGTVEQTDVHATDEVQNDAHAADENQVEESNPAGESLNEAAQVEEGNPAGESLDEAGQTDKELAAEAGSPKQADPVNENSPKSVVSNGVVQTGEDSLADLGSLKKQDDGNHADQLKSIDMSCNVETNILDTEKPANEESKPANEESKPERAIRKRGRKLNTSVKLTEPSESSHIGAEKEAEKILDDGTHSKNVPGSPCEEPSVEATVSSENKKEAGSSQPSSPKALEVESMTVASPSGSGGLLDESLPKKAAQSKKKESFTKDSEPSSDAVLKKASEGISDTEAKPNKRSARKAPAKVSNEEKSSIVTDASKKESGTVSESEAKPLKQSSKMVDATSNDGDESSLNQTEDKKHRSRGKSIPEKNVTRSSTKDDDKEKVSSPKLAAKLAKHEHQLEEMPKVDSKRKHASGNEKASGTREYDASLVGLRVKVWWPKDRTFYEGVISSYDAVKKKHEVAYDDGDTEILNLKREKWEIIEDESAPDEGESTDPQSPDVPSERPPPKKKLKTNPDQSTKQGKVDASPLRAGGGSSSKTKSAATKSGRRSKEVGKTDGKSTDDSKIVKKQEDDNVGKTKDNTNKSGSKSAEVTSKTASKSKNDDITTTKTGKFKDDGMRTPNTSKSKQEATKTGRSKQETPKVSSNAKGKSPRSGGKSSVNGTGKLKSGSSKVKNVEDKENSSDSEKAQESTKGKSVTASKGQGSEAKSGKKRRRV, from the exons ATGACAGTGACAATGGCGTCTTCGGATAAAGAGCTTGAGCAACAGCTTATGGAAGCTGGAACTAAGCTTGTTAACCCTCCTTCTTCGGTTGATgaacttcttcctcttctcaaC CAAGTCGAGAATTGTTTAGCAAAGGTGGAGCAGTCTCCTACAAAATCAATGCAAAGTGCACTTGCCCCATCTCTGACAGCACTGGTTGCTGAACAACTTTTTAGGCATTCGGATGTTGATGTTAAAGTAGCAGTTGCATCTTGCATTAGTGAGATAACCAGAATAACTGCTCCAGATGCACCTTATGATGATGATCAGATGAAG GATGTTTTTCAGCTGATCGTATCATCATTTGAAAATCTAGCTGATCAGTCTAGTCGATCATATAATAGAAGGACTTCAATTCTTGAAACTGTTGCAAAAATTAGGTCATGTGTGGTGATGTTGGATCTTGAGTGTGATGCTTTGATAATTGAGATGTTCCAGCATTTCCTTAATGCTATAAG TGCTCAATTCTTTTTTTCTCCCAGGGATGATCATCCAGAGAATATCTTTTCATCCATGGAGACCATTATGACCCTCGTCTTAGAAGAAAGTGAAGATATCTCTCCAGAACTACTTTCTCCTCTTTTAGCTAGTGTGAAAAGGGGCAATGAG GAAGTTCTCCCTGTTGCTCGTAAATTGGGAGAGAAAGTACTTGAAAATTGTGCTACAAAGGTTAAGCCATACTTGCAACATGCTGTGAAATCTTTGGGTATTTCTTTAGATGAGTACAATGAAATAGTTTTCTCTATATGCCAAGAGATTTCTGGTACTGTGGAGCAAACTGATGTCCATGCTACTGATGAAGTTCAAAATGATGCCCATGCTGCTGATGAAAATCAA GTTGAAGAAAGCAATCCAGCTGGGGAATCATTGAATGAGGCTGCCCAG GTTGAAGAAGGCAATCCAGCTGGGGAATCATTGGATGAGGCTGGCCAG ACTGATAAAGAGTTAGCAGCTGAAGCTGGTTCACCTAAACAAGCTGATCCTGTAAATGAAAATTCCCCAAAATCAGTTGTGAGCAATGGTGTTGTGCAGACTGGTGAAGACTCCTTGGCAGATTTAGGTTCCTTAAAGAAGCAAGATGATGGTAATCATGCTGATCAGTTGAAAAGCATTGACATGTCATGCAATGTTGAGACTAATATTTTGGATACTGAGAAGCCAGCAAATGAGGAAAGCAAGCCAGCTAACGAGGAAAGCAAGCCAGAACGAGCAATCAGAAAGAGAGGGAGGAAACTTAATACATCGGTAAAGTTGACAGAACCATCTGAGAGTTCTCATATCGGAGCTGAAAAGGAAGCTGAGAAAATATTGGATGATGGAACACACAGCAAGAATGTTCCTGGTTCACCTTGTGAGGAACCATCTGTTGAGGCAACTGTGTCTtctgaaaataaaaaagaggcTGGCAGTAGTCAGCCTTCCTCTCCCAAGGCTCTAGAGGTTGAGTCCATGACTGTTGCTTCTCCATCTGGAAGCGGAGGCCTTCTAGATGAAAGTCTTCCCAAGAAGGCTGCGCAatcaaagaagaaagagagtTTTACCAAAGATTCTGAACCATCTTCTGATGCTGTCCTCAAAAAGGCATCTGAAGGAATTAGTGACACTGAAGCAAAACCAAATAAACGATCAGCAAGAAAGGCACCTGCTAAGGTTTCCAATGAGGAAAAGTCATCAATCGTGACAGATGCATCCAAGAAGGAAAGTGGCACTGTAAGTGAATCAGAGGCAAAACCACTGAAGCAGTCATCAAAGATGGTGGATGCAACCAGTAACGATGGTGATGAATCCTCTTTAAATCAAACTGAGGATAAGAAACATCGCAGCCGTGGAAAATCTATTCCAGAAAAGAATGTGACCCGAAGTTCAACTAAAGATGATGACAAG gaaAAGGTCTCTTCGCCAAAGTTGGCTGCAAAACTAGCAAAACATGAGCATCAATTGGAGGAGATGCCTAAGGTTGACAGCAAGAGGAAGCATGCATCGGGCAATGAAAAG GCATCCGGGACTAGAGAATATGATGCTAGCCTGGTTGGTTTGAGAGTTAAAGTTTGGTGGCCAAAAGATCGCAC ATTTTATGAAGGTGTGATAAGTTCTTATGATGCTGTTAAAAAGAAGCATGAG GTTGCCTACGACGATGGTGATACAGAAATATTAAATCTTAAGAGGGAAAAGTGGGAAATTATTGAAGATGAGTCTGCACCCGATGAG GGAGAATCAACTGATCCCCAAAGTCCAGATGTTCCATCTGAAAG GCCCCCCCCAaagaagaaactgaaaacaaatCCTGATCAGTCTACTAAGCAAGGAAAGGTGGATGCTTCTCCATTGAG GGCTGGGGGAGGTTCCTCTAGCAAAACCAAGAGTGCAGCAACAAAATCTGGACGAAGATCGAAGGAAGTGGGTAAAACAGATGGCAAATCAACGGATGATTCAAAAATTGTTAAAAAGCAGGAGGATGATAATGTTGGCAAGACTAAGGATAATACCAATAAAAGTGGAAGTAAATCTGCTGAGGTTACTTCAAAAACAGCCAGCAAATCAAAAAATGATGACATCACAACAACCAAGACTGGCAAGTTCAAGGACGATGGGATGAGGACACCTAACACCTCCAAGTCCAAGCAAGAAGCCACAAAGACTGGTAGATCCAAGCAAGAGACCCCAAAGGTTAGCTCTAATGCCAAGGGGAAATCCCCAAGGAGTGGTGGCAAATCTAGTGTTAATGGTACTGGAAAGTTGAAATCTGGTTCATCAAAGGTGAAAAACGTCGAGGACAAGGAGAACTCATCCGATTCAGAAAAGGCACAAGAAAGCACAAAGGGGAAATCTGTAACCGCATCCAAAGGACAGGGAAGTGAGGCGAAGAGCGGGAAAAAGCGGCGAAGAGTTTAA
- the LOC110610911 gene encoding altered inheritance of mitochondria protein 21 isoform X1 codes for MTVTMASSDKELEQQLMEAGTKLVNPPSSVDELLPLLNQVENCLAKVEQSPTKSMQSALAPSLTALVAEQLFRHSDVDVKVAVASCISEITRITAPDAPYDDDQMKDVFQLIVSSFENLADQSSRSYNRRTSILETVAKIRSCVVMLDLECDALIIEMFQHFLNAISSLHSGVVKHYASSAQFFFSPRDDHPENIFSSMETIMTLVLEESEDISPELLSPLLASVKRGNEEVLPVARKLGEKVLENCATKVKPYLQHAVKSLGISLDEYNEIVFSICQEISGTVEQTDVHATDEVQNDAHAADENQVEESNPAGESLNEAAQVEEGNPAGESLDEAGQTDKELAAEAGSPKQADPVNENSPKSVVSNGVVQTGEDSLADLGSLKKQDDGNHADQLKSIDMSCNVETNILDTEKPANEESKPANEESKPERAIRKRGRKLNTSVKLTEPSESSHIGAEKEAEKILDDGTHSKNVPGSPCEEPSVEATVSSENKKEAGSSQPSSPKALEVESMTVASPSGSGGLLDESLPKKAAQSKKKESFTKDSEPSSDAVLKKASEGISDTEAKPNKRSARKAPAKVSNEEKSSIVTDASKKESGTVSESEAKPLKQSSKMVDATSNDGDESSLNQTEDKKHRSRGKSIPEKNVTRSSTKDDDKEKVSSPKLAAKLAKHEHQLEEMPKVDSKRKHASGNEKASGTREYDASLVGLRVKVWWPKDRTFYEGVISSYDAVKKKHEVAYDDGDTEILNLKREKWEIIEDESAPDEGESTDPQSPDVPSERPPPKKKLKTNPDQSTKQGKVDASPLRAGGGSSSKTKSAATKSGRRSKEVGKTDGKSTDDSKIVKKQEDDNVGKTKDNTNKSGSKSAEVTSKTASKSKNDDITTTKTGKFKDDGMRTPNTSKSKQEATKTGRSKQETPKVSSNAKGKSPRSGGKSSVNGTGKLKSGSSKVKNVEDKENSSDSEKAQESTKGKSVTASKGQGSEAKSGKKRRRV; via the exons ATGACAGTGACAATGGCGTCTTCGGATAAAGAGCTTGAGCAACAGCTTATGGAAGCTGGAACTAAGCTTGTTAACCCTCCTTCTTCGGTTGATgaacttcttcctcttctcaaC CAAGTCGAGAATTGTTTAGCAAAGGTGGAGCAGTCTCCTACAAAATCAATGCAAAGTGCACTTGCCCCATCTCTGACAGCACTGGTTGCTGAACAACTTTTTAGGCATTCGGATGTTGATGTTAAAGTAGCAGTTGCATCTTGCATTAGTGAGATAACCAGAATAACTGCTCCAGATGCACCTTATGATGATGATCAGATGAAG GATGTTTTTCAGCTGATCGTATCATCATTTGAAAATCTAGCTGATCAGTCTAGTCGATCATATAATAGAAGGACTTCAATTCTTGAAACTGTTGCAAAAATTAGGTCATGTGTGGTGATGTTGGATCTTGAGTGTGATGCTTTGATAATTGAGATGTTCCAGCATTTCCTTAATGCTATAAG TTCATTGCACTCGGGTGTTGTAAAACATTATGCATCAAGTGCTCAATTCTTTTTTTCTCCCAGGGATGATCATCCAGAGAATATCTTTTCATCCATGGAGACCATTATGACCCTCGTCTTAGAAGAAAGTGAAGATATCTCTCCAGAACTACTTTCTCCTCTTTTAGCTAGTGTGAAAAGGGGCAATGAG GAAGTTCTCCCTGTTGCTCGTAAATTGGGAGAGAAAGTACTTGAAAATTGTGCTACAAAGGTTAAGCCATACTTGCAACATGCTGTGAAATCTTTGGGTATTTCTTTAGATGAGTACAATGAAATAGTTTTCTCTATATGCCAAGAGATTTCTGGTACTGTGGAGCAAACTGATGTCCATGCTACTGATGAAGTTCAAAATGATGCCCATGCTGCTGATGAAAATCAA GTTGAAGAAAGCAATCCAGCTGGGGAATCATTGAATGAGGCTGCCCAG GTTGAAGAAGGCAATCCAGCTGGGGAATCATTGGATGAGGCTGGCCAG ACTGATAAAGAGTTAGCAGCTGAAGCTGGTTCACCTAAACAAGCTGATCCTGTAAATGAAAATTCCCCAAAATCAGTTGTGAGCAATGGTGTTGTGCAGACTGGTGAAGACTCCTTGGCAGATTTAGGTTCCTTAAAGAAGCAAGATGATGGTAATCATGCTGATCAGTTGAAAAGCATTGACATGTCATGCAATGTTGAGACTAATATTTTGGATACTGAGAAGCCAGCAAATGAGGAAAGCAAGCCAGCTAACGAGGAAAGCAAGCCAGAACGAGCAATCAGAAAGAGAGGGAGGAAACTTAATACATCGGTAAAGTTGACAGAACCATCTGAGAGTTCTCATATCGGAGCTGAAAAGGAAGCTGAGAAAATATTGGATGATGGAACACACAGCAAGAATGTTCCTGGTTCACCTTGTGAGGAACCATCTGTTGAGGCAACTGTGTCTtctgaaaataaaaaagaggcTGGCAGTAGTCAGCCTTCCTCTCCCAAGGCTCTAGAGGTTGAGTCCATGACTGTTGCTTCTCCATCTGGAAGCGGAGGCCTTCTAGATGAAAGTCTTCCCAAGAAGGCTGCGCAatcaaagaagaaagagagtTTTACCAAAGATTCTGAACCATCTTCTGATGCTGTCCTCAAAAAGGCATCTGAAGGAATTAGTGACACTGAAGCAAAACCAAATAAACGATCAGCAAGAAAGGCACCTGCTAAGGTTTCCAATGAGGAAAAGTCATCAATCGTGACAGATGCATCCAAGAAGGAAAGTGGCACTGTAAGTGAATCAGAGGCAAAACCACTGAAGCAGTCATCAAAGATGGTGGATGCAACCAGTAACGATGGTGATGAATCCTCTTTAAATCAAACTGAGGATAAGAAACATCGCAGCCGTGGAAAATCTATTCCAGAAAAGAATGTGACCCGAAGTTCAACTAAAGATGATGACAAG gaaAAGGTCTCTTCGCCAAAGTTGGCTGCAAAACTAGCAAAACATGAGCATCAATTGGAGGAGATGCCTAAGGTTGACAGCAAGAGGAAGCATGCATCGGGCAATGAAAAG GCATCCGGGACTAGAGAATATGATGCTAGCCTGGTTGGTTTGAGAGTTAAAGTTTGGTGGCCAAAAGATCGCAC ATTTTATGAAGGTGTGATAAGTTCTTATGATGCTGTTAAAAAGAAGCATGAG GTTGCCTACGACGATGGTGATACAGAAATATTAAATCTTAAGAGGGAAAAGTGGGAAATTATTGAAGATGAGTCTGCACCCGATGAG GGAGAATCAACTGATCCCCAAAGTCCAGATGTTCCATCTGAAAG GCCCCCCCCAaagaagaaactgaaaacaaatCCTGATCAGTCTACTAAGCAAGGAAAGGTGGATGCTTCTCCATTGAG GGCTGGGGGAGGTTCCTCTAGCAAAACCAAGAGTGCAGCAACAAAATCTGGACGAAGATCGAAGGAAGTGGGTAAAACAGATGGCAAATCAACGGATGATTCAAAAATTGTTAAAAAGCAGGAGGATGATAATGTTGGCAAGACTAAGGATAATACCAATAAAAGTGGAAGTAAATCTGCTGAGGTTACTTCAAAAACAGCCAGCAAATCAAAAAATGATGACATCACAACAACCAAGACTGGCAAGTTCAAGGACGATGGGATGAGGACACCTAACACCTCCAAGTCCAAGCAAGAAGCCACAAAGACTGGTAGATCCAAGCAAGAGACCCCAAAGGTTAGCTCTAATGCCAAGGGGAAATCCCCAAGGAGTGGTGGCAAATCTAGTGTTAATGGTACTGGAAAGTTGAAATCTGGTTCATCAAAGGTGAAAAACGTCGAGGACAAGGAGAACTCATCCGATTCAGAAAAGGCACAAGAAAGCACAAAGGGGAAATCTGTAACCGCATCCAAAGGACAGGGAAGTGAGGCGAAGAGCGGGAAAAAGCGGCGAAGAGTTTAA
- the LOC110610911 gene encoding altered inheritance of mitochondria protein 21 isoform X3 has translation MASSDKELEQQLMEAGTKLVNPPSSVDELLPLLNQVENCLAKVEQSPTKSMQSALAPSLTALVAEQLFRHSDVDVKVAVASCISEITRITAPDAPYDDDQMKDVFQLIVSSFENLADQSSRSYNRRTSILETVAKIRSCVVMLDLECDALIIEMFQHFLNAISSLHSGVVKHYASSAQFFFSPRDDHPENIFSSMETIMTLVLEESEDISPELLSPLLASVKRGNEEVLPVARKLGEKVLENCATKVKPYLQHAVKSLGISLDEYNEIVFSICQEISGTVEQTDVHATDEVQNDAHAADENQVEESNPAGESLNEAAQVEEGNPAGESLDEAGQTDKELAAEAGSPKQADPVNENSPKSVVSNGVVQTGEDSLADLGSLKKQDDGNHADQLKSIDMSCNVETNILDTEKPANEESKPANEESKPERAIRKRGRKLNTSVKLTEPSESSHIGAEKEAEKILDDGTHSKNVPGSPCEEPSVEATVSSENKKEAGSSQPSSPKALEVESMTVASPSGSGGLLDESLPKKAAQSKKKESFTKDSEPSSDAVLKKASEGISDTEAKPNKRSARKAPAKVSNEEKSSIVTDASKKESGTVSESEAKPLKQSSKMVDATSNDGDESSLNQTEDKKHRSRGKSIPEKNVTRSSTKDDDKEKVSSPKLAAKLAKHEHQLEEMPKVDSKRKHASGNEKASGTREYDASLVGLRVKVWWPKDRTFYEGVISSYDAVKKKHEVAYDDGDTEILNLKREKWEIIEDESAPDEGESTDPQSPDVPSERPPPKKKLKTNPDQSTKQGKVDASPLRAGGGSSSKTKSAATKSGRRSKEVGKTDGKSTDDSKIVKKQEDDNVGKTKDNTNKSGSKSAEVTSKTASKSKNDDITTTKTGKFKDDGMRTPNTSKSKQEATKTGRSKQETPKVSSNAKGKSPRSGGKSSVNGTGKLKSGSSKVKNVEDKENSSDSEKAQESTKGKSVTASKGQGSEAKSGKKRRRV, from the exons ATGGCGTCTTCGGATAAAGAGCTTGAGCAACAGCTTATGGAAGCTGGAACTAAGCTTGTTAACCCTCCTTCTTCGGTTGATgaacttcttcctcttctcaaC CAAGTCGAGAATTGTTTAGCAAAGGTGGAGCAGTCTCCTACAAAATCAATGCAAAGTGCACTTGCCCCATCTCTGACAGCACTGGTTGCTGAACAACTTTTTAGGCATTCGGATGTTGATGTTAAAGTAGCAGTTGCATCTTGCATTAGTGAGATAACCAGAATAACTGCTCCAGATGCACCTTATGATGATGATCAGATGAAG GATGTTTTTCAGCTGATCGTATCATCATTTGAAAATCTAGCTGATCAGTCTAGTCGATCATATAATAGAAGGACTTCAATTCTTGAAACTGTTGCAAAAATTAGGTCATGTGTGGTGATGTTGGATCTTGAGTGTGATGCTTTGATAATTGAGATGTTCCAGCATTTCCTTAATGCTATAAG TTCATTGCACTCGGGTGTTGTAAAACATTATGCATCAAGTGCTCAATTCTTTTTTTCTCCCAGGGATGATCATCCAGAGAATATCTTTTCATCCATGGAGACCATTATGACCCTCGTCTTAGAAGAAAGTGAAGATATCTCTCCAGAACTACTTTCTCCTCTTTTAGCTAGTGTGAAAAGGGGCAATGAG GAAGTTCTCCCTGTTGCTCGTAAATTGGGAGAGAAAGTACTTGAAAATTGTGCTACAAAGGTTAAGCCATACTTGCAACATGCTGTGAAATCTTTGGGTATTTCTTTAGATGAGTACAATGAAATAGTTTTCTCTATATGCCAAGAGATTTCTGGTACTGTGGAGCAAACTGATGTCCATGCTACTGATGAAGTTCAAAATGATGCCCATGCTGCTGATGAAAATCAA GTTGAAGAAAGCAATCCAGCTGGGGAATCATTGAATGAGGCTGCCCAG GTTGAAGAAGGCAATCCAGCTGGGGAATCATTGGATGAGGCTGGCCAG ACTGATAAAGAGTTAGCAGCTGAAGCTGGTTCACCTAAACAAGCTGATCCTGTAAATGAAAATTCCCCAAAATCAGTTGTGAGCAATGGTGTTGTGCAGACTGGTGAAGACTCCTTGGCAGATTTAGGTTCCTTAAAGAAGCAAGATGATGGTAATCATGCTGATCAGTTGAAAAGCATTGACATGTCATGCAATGTTGAGACTAATATTTTGGATACTGAGAAGCCAGCAAATGAGGAAAGCAAGCCAGCTAACGAGGAAAGCAAGCCAGAACGAGCAATCAGAAAGAGAGGGAGGAAACTTAATACATCGGTAAAGTTGACAGAACCATCTGAGAGTTCTCATATCGGAGCTGAAAAGGAAGCTGAGAAAATATTGGATGATGGAACACACAGCAAGAATGTTCCTGGTTCACCTTGTGAGGAACCATCTGTTGAGGCAACTGTGTCTtctgaaaataaaaaagaggcTGGCAGTAGTCAGCCTTCCTCTCCCAAGGCTCTAGAGGTTGAGTCCATGACTGTTGCTTCTCCATCTGGAAGCGGAGGCCTTCTAGATGAAAGTCTTCCCAAGAAGGCTGCGCAatcaaagaagaaagagagtTTTACCAAAGATTCTGAACCATCTTCTGATGCTGTCCTCAAAAAGGCATCTGAAGGAATTAGTGACACTGAAGCAAAACCAAATAAACGATCAGCAAGAAAGGCACCTGCTAAGGTTTCCAATGAGGAAAAGTCATCAATCGTGACAGATGCATCCAAGAAGGAAAGTGGCACTGTAAGTGAATCAGAGGCAAAACCACTGAAGCAGTCATCAAAGATGGTGGATGCAACCAGTAACGATGGTGATGAATCCTCTTTAAATCAAACTGAGGATAAGAAACATCGCAGCCGTGGAAAATCTATTCCAGAAAAGAATGTGACCCGAAGTTCAACTAAAGATGATGACAAG gaaAAGGTCTCTTCGCCAAAGTTGGCTGCAAAACTAGCAAAACATGAGCATCAATTGGAGGAGATGCCTAAGGTTGACAGCAAGAGGAAGCATGCATCGGGCAATGAAAAG GCATCCGGGACTAGAGAATATGATGCTAGCCTGGTTGGTTTGAGAGTTAAAGTTTGGTGGCCAAAAGATCGCAC ATTTTATGAAGGTGTGATAAGTTCTTATGATGCTGTTAAAAAGAAGCATGAG GTTGCCTACGACGATGGTGATACAGAAATATTAAATCTTAAGAGGGAAAAGTGGGAAATTATTGAAGATGAGTCTGCACCCGATGAG GGAGAATCAACTGATCCCCAAAGTCCAGATGTTCCATCTGAAAG GCCCCCCCCAaagaagaaactgaaaacaaatCCTGATCAGTCTACTAAGCAAGGAAAGGTGGATGCTTCTCCATTGAG GGCTGGGGGAGGTTCCTCTAGCAAAACCAAGAGTGCAGCAACAAAATCTGGACGAAGATCGAAGGAAGTGGGTAAAACAGATGGCAAATCAACGGATGATTCAAAAATTGTTAAAAAGCAGGAGGATGATAATGTTGGCAAGACTAAGGATAATACCAATAAAAGTGGAAGTAAATCTGCTGAGGTTACTTCAAAAACAGCCAGCAAATCAAAAAATGATGACATCACAACAACCAAGACTGGCAAGTTCAAGGACGATGGGATGAGGACACCTAACACCTCCAAGTCCAAGCAAGAAGCCACAAAGACTGGTAGATCCAAGCAAGAGACCCCAAAGGTTAGCTCTAATGCCAAGGGGAAATCCCCAAGGAGTGGTGGCAAATCTAGTGTTAATGGTACTGGAAAGTTGAAATCTGGTTCATCAAAGGTGAAAAACGTCGAGGACAAGGAGAACTCATCCGATTCAGAAAAGGCACAAGAAAGCACAAAGGGGAAATCTGTAACCGCATCCAAAGGACAGGGAAGTGAGGCGAAGAGCGGGAAAAAGCGGCGAAGAGTTTAA